From the Corynebacterium zhongnanshanii genome, the window GGTGGACACCAAAGCCACTCCCGCGTCATGAAGCCCCTTGGCCAGCTCCTCCAATCCAGTCTTGTCGTACACACTGATCAACGCGCGCTTGATTGGCTTCTGGTTAGTCATTGCTGGTCGTCCTAGCCTTTCGTCCATTAATGCTGAGACCGTTATCGCTGATGGCATGGAGCACATCGATAAGAAGTTGGCGTTCTGCTACTTTGATTCTCTCATGCAACGTAGCCTCCGTGTCACTCGGCTCCACTACCACAGCCTGTTGAGCGATAATCGGGCCGGTGTCCACACCCGAATCCACCACGTGAACCGTGGTGCCCGTCACCTTCACACCGTAGTCAAGAGCGTCCCGTACACCATGGGCGCCCGGGAACGCCGGCAGCAGCGCAGGGTGGGTATTAATAATCTGCCCGGCAAACGCATCCACCACGGTCTTGCCGAGGATGCGCATGAAACCCGCGCTGACCACGATGTCTGGTTCATACGACGCAATCTGCTCGGCCAATGCGACATTCCATTGCTCGCGGTCCGTCTCGCCCGGGGTGTACTCCACGGTGAACGTGGGGATGTCCGCCCGCTGCGCACGGGATAGAGCCTCACAGTCGCGATCGCTGCCGACCGCCAGGATGTGTACCTTTGAGCGATCGACGTGATCAATCACGCTCTGGAGAAGCGTCCCTGTCCCGGACGCTAGAAGAACTATCTTCATCCTGTGCCTCGTGTTCCTGTGTCGATTTGTCACCCTCGGGGGCTTCTGCCTCGGGGGCTTCTGCCTCGGCCTCGGAGTCTTCAGCCTCCGCCTCGAGATCCTCAGCCTCGAGATCCTCAGCCTCGCGGTCTTCGGGTTGTTCGTCTTCAGATTCTACGTCCTGGCCCGCCGAGTCTTCATCATCGGCAGCATCGTCAGACCCTGCAACGTCGGCGTCGGCACTATCGACAGTATCCTCCACCACGCTCTGCCCCGCGCGCTGCGCCCACAGCATCAGGATCAGGGTGGGGACCAGCACCCAGCCCGCAGCCTCCACGGCGAAGAGCCACTCCAGCGGGCCCGTGTGGCCATACACGCCCAGCTCGCCGCCGCCCAGCCAGCTCAGGCAAAAGCCCACAAACGCAGCCACCACCCCGGCACCCACGGCCGTGGCCAGCGGGGCCTCGATGTAGTCGCGCTGCGCCACGTGGCGGTAAGCCAGCCAGATCGCCAGGGCCACCGGAACGATCAGCAACACGGCCGCGTGCGGGATCGTGCCGTGAGGAATCGTGGCAGAAATCGGCGTGGGTGGCACGTTCACATTCGTGACGCTAAACAGGCTCACCATCCCATGGCCGATGTGGAACTCGCCACCCATCAGCACACCGGCTGCACCCACGGCGATGTTCGGCAGGTACAGCAGCGACAGCAGCACCAGGCCGAGTCCTCCCGTGGTGTCCTGCGTAATCTCGAAAGACTCCTTGACCGCCTGAAAGTTATACAGCGCGTACAGCGCCGCCGCCGCGCCGCCGGCGAGCACGATGTATTTCAGGAAGCGCCCGGCCACGATGAACGCATCGACCGGCCACGTTCCGATCCCCTTGCGCAGCAGCAACGCGCGCCACACGCGGGGGCGCATGCCGATCACTACAGACGCACCGTTGACGAGCAGGGCGGACAGCAGGGCCACGCCCAGGTTCGGCGGAGCGAGATCGAACACCCGGGAGGCGTCCCAGAGCATCAGCCACGCCACGATCGTCATGACCCACGCGATGCCGATATTCATGGCCGCGTAGAGCCGCAGGCCGCGCACGGACACGGAATTGCCGAGGGCCTTGGTGGTGCGTCGCGCATGCCACCACACGATTCCCAACGCGGGGAGCAGCGGCGCGAACCCAAGCGTCACGCCGCCCATGTGCAGCGGGGCGAGGTTCACGTGCATCCACAGGGAGCCAATCACCGCGGGCACGTAGGCGAAGCCGGGACCCACGCCCACCACCACAGCGATGGAGATGATCACGGCAAGGGTCACCGCGTGATTAATAAGGAGTGATGGCCCGAACCGCTTCACGTGGGGCCGCCACAGCTGCCAGAGCTGCTGCATCCGCCCGTCGGGCCGTGTCCGCGCCGTGGTTGTTGCCGAGGAGGAAGACGACGCCGACGTTGCAGCCGCTCGCGCTGAGCGTGCCTGGGTGGGCGTATCCACGAATCCCTCGGAGCGCCCACGGCCGTGTTCGGGGTGCGCGCCCTTGGCTGCGGAGGAACGGGACGTTGGCTGGTGGGGTTGCTGGGTCCGTGGACGGCTTCTGCGTGCCGCCGATGACCCGCGTCGGGTTCGCCCGCTGGGTCGGCGGTCTGGTCGGCTGTCTTCGGATCGCTTAGTCACCTATCCCATTGTGCCCAATGATGTGGCTGTGGTGGGGTACTGACTCGCGTGCGCTTCATGCGCCGGTAGCCCCACCAGCCACTTGTGTCACAAAGCCTCAAGGTTACGTCGAGACATCCCCTCTATGGGGTAACACTTTTTACCCGCTTGTTGAAGTGTCAACCATATCTCTACCCCCTTGTGCGTGCAGCGCCGTGACCTGCAGGATCTTTAGTCTGCGCATTTACAGCTCACGAGCCGACCAGATCACAGACCGTGATCTTCGTGACACTTTCGTTACTTTTTTAGCAAAACCGGTTGATAACTGTTTGATAAAGCAATAATGTTACAACTCGTTGATAACGAAGTGGTTAAGAAATAGCCACGATACACCGACGTTGCCTCAAGACTTTAAGGATCCTATCGTGCAGAAGAACGCAGCCCGCACCGGAGGTGCTCACCGCAAGCAGGACACCACCGCCAAGCGTCGCGTCACCATGGTTGCCGTTGCGGCTACCGCCGTCACCTCCGCGGGCGCTGCTGGCGCTGCCGCCGGCTCCACCACCAAGGCCGACAAGGACATCGTCCTGGCCGCCGACTCCCAGACCCTGGCGCAGGGCAACGGCACCGGCGCCGGCGAGGCCGCAGCCCAGACCCCACAGATCCTCGAAGTCCCACAGGCCAAGGAAGTCTCCGACCTCTCCTCCCAGCTGGATTCCGCACTCCACTTCGCTCAGGAGCGCACCAACGCCGACCTGGCCAACCGCCTCTCCTCCGCTGACCTGTCCGCCGCAATCCAAAACGGCGACCCAAATGCCGCCGGCCTCGCGAAGCTGATCGGCGGATTCGCCAAGCCAGCCGAGGGCATCTTCACCTCCCCCTTCGGTCCACGCTGGGGCACCTTCCACAAGGGCATTGACATCGCCAACGCCGTGGGCACCCCCATCCTGGCCGTCATGGATGGCACCGTCATTGACTCCGGCCCAGCCTCCGGCTTCGGCCAGTGGATCCGCATCAAGCACGACGACGGAACCATCACCGTCTACGGCCACATGGCAACCCTGGACGTGACCGTGGGACAGCGCGTCTCCGCAGGCCAGAAGATCGCCGGCATGGGATCCCTGGGCTTCTCCACCGGTTCCCACCTGCACTTCGAGGTTCACCCTAACGGTGGCGAGGCTATCGACCCAGCTGCGTGGCTGGCAGCCCGCGGCATCAACGTCTAACACTTTTTGACTTCCTTAAAGTCCACGCAACCCCCTCGAGCAGATCAGCTCGAGGGGGTTGTCTGATGCCTGAGGAGGCGCTGGCGCTGTGGAGGCTTACATCTTCTCCATCGGCAGCCCCGGCGTGAGCATCATGCGCACCGTGCCCTGGCGCCCAAAATCGATCATCGCGGTGGCGTGCGCACCGATTCGATCGACCGCCTTGACCGTACCCAATCCATATTTGTCGTGATTGACCACGTCCCCGACCTCCAGTGCCAACGCGGGCTTCCCCGCAGCAGAGGACTTCCGAGGGGTGGACGGTGACGACGTATATGTGGTCGACGCCGGCGCGCTCGCCCCCGCGGACCTCTTTCCAAAACCACTCGAATAGCCGCCCGAATAACCGCTCGTGTAGCTCGTCCCCCACTGGGGTTCCTCACGAATCCAGTGCAGGCATTCCTCCGGCACTTCCTTCAAGAACCGCGACGGCGGATTGTTCACCGGCGTTCCAAAACCAGAGCGCGTCACAGCCCGCGTCAAGAACAGCCTCTTTTTGGCGCGGGTTATTCCGACGTAGGCCAGGCGTCGTTCTTCAGATAATTGCGTGGGATCCCCCAGCGAACGCATGTGCGGGAACTGCCCGTCCTCCCACCCAGTCAGGAACACCACGGGAAACTCCAAGCCCTTCGCGGTGTGCAGGGTCATCAACGTGACCATGTCGTGCTCCTCGGCGGGGATCTGATCGGCATCGGCCACCAGGCTCACCCGCTCCAAAAACGCCTGCAGGGAGCCCGCCGGCGCCTCACCCTCGCTCAGCAGATCATCCTGCTCCGCCTGATACGACGCCAGGTTTGCCGCCTCCGCAGAATACTCATGCCCCACGGCTACGAGCTCGTTGAGGTTATCCAGGCGCGTCCCGTCCTGCGGATCGTTGGACTTCTCCAGCTCCGCCTTGTAGCCGGTGGCATCGAGCACGCGGGACACAACCTCGCCGAGATCCGGAAAGTCCTGGGCTTCGGTATTGTCTGGCTCTGCTTCGGAGACCACTTCGGCGCGCAGGTTATCCATCAGGTCGATAAACCCGGCGATGGCGTTCTTTCCTCGAGAGCTGAGCATCGCCACATGACCGGCCGCGGCATCCTCGAGGGCCTGGCGGAAACCCAGGCCGTGCGTCTGCGCGTGGACGCTGACCTGAGCCAGGGCACGATCGCCAATTCCTCGGCGTGGTGTGTTAATAATGCGCCGCAGCGCGGTTTCATCGTGGGGGTTATCTAGCGCTTTTAGGTAGGCCACAATATCGCGCACTTCGCGGCGCTCATAAAAGCGAGTGCCGCCCACGACCTTATAGGGAAGCCCTGCGCGCAACAGCACTTCTTCCACGGCACGGGAGGCGTTATTCGTGCGATACATGACGGCAATATCGGAATAGGAAAACTCGCCATTATCCACCAGGTCGTCGATCTGCTGGACGATGAAGTTGGCCTCGTCGTGCTCATTATCGGCCACATATGCGCCGATGCGCTCGCCGTCGCCGAGATCCGTCCAGAGATTCTTGGCACGGCGGCCTTCGTTTTGAGCGATCACAGAATTTGCAGCGCTCAGAATTGTTTGTGTGGAGCGGTAATTCTGCTCCAGCAGAATAGTCCGCGCGTTTGGGAAATCGCGTTCAAACTCTTCGATATTGCGGATCGTCGCGCCACGGAAGGCGTAAATGGACTGGTCAGCGTCACCCACCACGCACAATTCTGCCGAGTCACCCACAAGGGTTTTCACCAACACGTATTGGGCATGGTTGGTGTCCTGATACTCGTCCACCAGCACGTGGCGGAAACGCGAACGGTAGTGGTCCAGCACCTCCGGGTGGCGCTGAAGAACGGCGACCACTTCCCCGATCAGGTCGTCGAAATCCACAGCATTGGCAGCGCGCAGGCGCTTCTGATAGGTCCCGTAGCACTCGGCCACGGCGCTCTTCCAGGGGTTCGTGTCCTGCTCCGCCTCCGTGAGAGCCTCAGCGGGGCCCATCAGTTCGTTCTTCCACTTGGAGATGGTGGACAGCACGCCCCGGGGCGCGAACTCCTTAAGGTCCATGCCGCGATCCTTCAGGATCATGGTGATCAGGCGCTTCGAGTCATCCGAATCATAGATGGTGAAGTTCGTATTCAGACCCGGGACGAGGGCGGCATTCGCGCGCAGGATGCGCACACACGTGGAGTGGAAGGTGGAGACCCACATGCGTTCGGCCGTGGGGCCAATCAGATCCATGACGCGCTCGCGCATCTCCGCGGCGGCCTTGTTAGTGAAGGTGATGGCGAGGACCTGCCAGGGGGCCACTCCGTTGTCCAACAGGTAGGCAATGCGCCGGGTGAGCACAGAGGTTTTACCCGAACCAGCACCCGCCACAATCAACAGGGGCACGCCGCGGTGTTCGACAGCCTGGCGCTGCTGGGGGTTTAGGCCTTCCAGCAATGCAGCGGGGTTGGCTGGTGTGGAGCTGGCTGGAGTGCGGTGGGTGGGTGCAGGGTTGGTCGGCGCAGAGGCAGCCGGCGCGCTCAAGACGTCTTCATAGCCCTCCGGGGGAAGCTCGTCCTCTGGCGGTGGTGCGTCGAACACAGGCTCGTCGGGAAGAGGAACGTCCGTGAGCGGTATATCAAGATATTCCTGGCGGGGGTCGTTACTCATCTCTTCCTTCTTCACCTGCGTTGGTTGTTACCTGCGTTGGTTATTGCCGCGTCATGCGCCGACATGTACACCATTGACGGCGCTTGCCAGTATGATAACGAACATGACTGACACTCCATTCCGTGTGCGCATGCCGTCGGGCACCGACGATCCTTTATCGGACGCAGAAATCCAATCCTACCGCGAGGAAATTAACCGGATGGATGAGCTGATCATCGACGCCATTCGTCGCCGCACGGAAGTGTCTCGCGCGATCGGCAAGACCCGCTTGGGTTCCGGTGGAACCAAGTTGGTTCACACCCGTGAGGTCGCCATTATCAACCAGTTCCACGACGAGTTCGGCCGTGAGGGCGTGGACATCGCCAAGGCTCTCCTGCAACTCGGCCGCGGCCGCCTGGGCTAGGCCGCAGCCCTGGGCACACTGCCTGAAATGCTACTAGCATCGATACTTACACGAGGTTCACTATTTGAGTATCGAAAAGATACGTTTCGCGCCACTCGTGTACCAGTGAAATGCAGGTGAAAGTCATGAATAAATCCAGCAATAGACACAATTGGCTGATTCTGTTGGCGATCGCGGCGGTGATGGCGCTTCTTGCAGCCGTAGATGTAATCAACTGGAACCAGGCCCGCTGGTCCATGGGAACTCTGGTGCTTGCCTCGGCACTCACACTAGCCCTGAGCTACTGCCGGCAAATGCACTCACCGCAACACAACAGCCAGCGCTAGTTCGCCGGGCGGAAGCCTGCTCCCACTCCCCCGCGATTGAGATCCGCGGAGATCTTAGCCCAGGGGGTGCCCACCGTCGGGGCATGCACTGGCCCTTGGAGCGGGGTGGTGCATGCAGGCAATCCAGCCAATCCACCATTGAGCACCGCCAGCAGACGATTACCCGCGTAGATCGGCGCTCCGGAGTCGCCAAACGAGCCACACAGGTGCGCCAGCAGCCGGTCATTCGTGGCGTTGATCGTCGCACCACACGACGTTCCCGTCGCCACACCCGTCTTGCAGACCTCCTGGAGCGCCGCTGGAGACGGGCCGCCAACCTGATTAATGGCGACGTTGTTGTAGTGCGCAGCCACTCGTGCGTGGTCGTTCAGTTCAATGACAGCCACATCCCCGGCAACCACTCGTGCCACCTTTCCGATTACGCCGGCGGCAGGTGCATCCATGGCACGAACCTCAGCTCCGACGCCACCACAGTGCCCCGCCGTCAAGGCAACCGCACGACCCGCTTCATCCGTTCCCGCCACGGCGATGGTGCACACGTTGTCCCCCATAGTGATGGGAGTGGATGGCCCCACAATCGCCACGCCAGGTTGAGCCTTCTGCTCAGCAGGAGCTGTAGGGGACGTGAAGTAGTTCCCCTCCACGCGATGCGGTCCCGGCTGACCCGCAGCAAGCACGTTGTCCAGGCTTCCGCTCACGCTGGATTGCGCGGAGGCAACAGGAGCCGCGAGGCATCCGGTGGCAATGATCGCTGCTACGGCGATGCGCTGTATGTGCCGGGTGAAAGTATGTGGTCGCATGAGGGTCCTCGAAAGTGAGATAAGTGTTGGCCAGGAACGTAGTCCCCCTTCAGGATAGCGCGCCTGAACCCGATTCTCTAAACAACACAGAAAACATGCGCACCATTCGTCACATTATCCTGGGTTTTTATGGGTTGATCGTAAGACTACCGTCCTCATTCACCGTCGCGTCAGCCGCCATCGCTGCAGCCAGATTAATCCGCTGCCAAGAGCCTGCAGGGCCCTGATCGCCCAAGGGATAGCCCGCGGGTAATGCCGTACGCCGGAGGATCTCCGCCCGCTGTTCATAGCTCAGATCCGGATACGTAGGAAGCAGAAGATCCGGCGCCGCTTGAGGAACAATCATCGGCGCATCCGTAGCCCCCACCGGCGCGAACCCGTGGGTCATATATGTTGTATAGGTATCGACGGCGGCGTCGGTCGGTCGATAAGGCCTCTGCTGCGCCGCAACATCGGCAACGTCCTTGCCGGTGCGCCACGCCAGCTCCGCGCGGATTTCGTCCCGCACCTGTCCCAAGGCCTCGCGCATGCGCGGATCATTCCAGCGATCAGCCGCTGCCGCAGTTCCCGTCATGCGACCACCAATCACATCCAGTGGGTAATGCACGCCCATCACCAAGCGGTGATACCCAGCCTCAGCACCGCGCAGCAGCAACTGCGGGCCCACCTCCGGCAACGCCATCGCCAGCAGCGTGGTCACCCACGTCGCCTGGTTCGTGTGACCCGAAGGGAAGGACTTGGAAGTCTTATAGAAATCCCGCTCGGGGCTCTCATAACGATGAATCCGATCCGGTGCGACCACAAAAGGGCGATCAAACCCAAACAATTCCTTTTCAATGAGCGTGGAGCTCGCCACACCACCGGCACGGGCCAGGTACCCATTGCCCAGAAGATACTGAGTCTTCGGGAGGCGATTATCCTTCAGCGCATCCCGGAACGCCTGCCCAAGCTCATCCCCCAACGCATCAGAAAACGCCATCAGCAGGCCGCCCTGATCCACAGCCGCATCACGCTGCGCCCGCTCAATTGCCGCAGGGTCATTCGCCGCAGCATTATTAGCCTGGACCGTGAGATCCAGGTTCTTCTGCATCAGCTCCTTATTCCCCCGAAGATCCTGAAAGCTCTTCACCACATCGGCATAAATGCCGCCACAATAGGAGCTCACGTCCGAGATATAACCACCCAAATATTCCGGCGGGAAAGGCCGCGGGGTGGGAGCGTCGTCGTAATACACCGGCGCTGGATAACCAGGCAGAGTCTCTAGCCCGGCCAGGGGCGGCATCCGCAGGCTGTCGATCGAGCCTTCCGCCTGAGCTGGGGCGGCGAGCTCCAAGGAAAGGCCGAGCGCGGCAATGACGGCGGAGACTGCTCGGACGGGCTTATGTGCTGGGCTGTGTGCACGCAGGCGTGCGGGCTTGCGCTGCGAGTGATTGAACGGGCGAGGAGTCAACATAGCTACAACGTACAACCCCGCGCACGAACTCGCAGCGCAACTCTTAGTACGTGCTGGCGCCAGCGCCTACTGACGCTAGTGCTTACTGGACAACCCCGGGAACAGGTTCCAGCCCAGGTA encodes:
- the purN gene encoding phosphoribosylglycinamide formyltransferase, which produces MKIVLLASGTGTLLQSVIDHVDRSKVHILAVGSDRDCEALSRAQRADIPTFTVEYTPGETDREQWNVALAEQIASYEPDIVVSAGFMRILGKTVVDAFAGQIINTHPALLPAFPGAHGVRDALDYGVKVTGTTVHVVDSGVDTGPIIAQQAVVVEPSDTEATLHERIKVAERQLLIDVLHAISDNGLSINGRKARTTSND
- a CDS encoding DUF6350 family protein, whose translation is MTKRSEDSRPDRRPSGRTRRGSSAARRSRPRTQQPHQPTSRSSAAKGAHPEHGRGRSEGFVDTPTQARSARAAATSASSSSSATTTARTRPDGRMQQLWQLWRPHVKRFGPSLLINHAVTLAVIISIAVVVGVGPGFAYVPAVIGSLWMHVNLAPLHMGGVTLGFAPLLPALGIVWWHARRTTKALGNSVSVRGLRLYAAMNIGIAWVMTIVAWLMLWDASRVFDLAPPNLGVALLSALLVNGASVVIGMRPRVWRALLLRKGIGTWPVDAFIVAGRFLKYIVLAGGAAAALYALYNFQAVKESFEITQDTTGGLGLVLLSLLYLPNIAVGAAGVLMGGEFHIGHGMVSLFSVTNVNVPPTPISATIPHGTIPHAAVLLIVPVALAIWLAYRHVAQRDYIEAPLATAVGAGVVAAFVGFCLSWLGGGELGVYGHTGPLEWLFAVEAAGWVLVPTLILMLWAQRAGQSVVEDTVDSADADVAGSDDAADDEDSAGQDVESEDEQPEDREAEDLEAEDLEAEAEDSEAEAEAPEAEAPEGDKSTQEHEAQDEDSSSSVRDRDASPERD
- a CDS encoding M23 family metallopeptidase, producing the protein MQKNAARTGGAHRKQDTTAKRRVTMVAVAATAVTSAGAAGAAAGSTTKADKDIVLAADSQTLAQGNGTGAGEAAAQTPQILEVPQAKEVSDLSSQLDSALHFAQERTNADLANRLSSADLSAAIQNGDPNAAGLAKLIGGFAKPAEGIFTSPFGPRWGTFHKGIDIANAVGTPILAVMDGTVIDSGPASGFGQWIRIKHDDGTITVYGHMATLDVTVGQRVSAGQKIAGMGSLGFSTGSHLHFEVHPNGGEAIDPAAWLAARGINV
- a CDS encoding ATP-dependent helicase, which codes for MSNDPRQEYLDIPLTDVPLPDEPVFDAPPPEDELPPEGYEDVLSAPAASAPTNPAPTHRTPASSTPANPAALLEGLNPQQRQAVEHRGVPLLIVAGAGSGKTSVLTRRIAYLLDNGVAPWQVLAITFTNKAAAEMRERVMDLIGPTAERMWVSTFHSTCVRILRANAALVPGLNTNFTIYDSDDSKRLITMILKDRGMDLKEFAPRGVLSTISKWKNELMGPAEALTEAEQDTNPWKSAVAECYGTYQKRLRAANAVDFDDLIGEVVAVLQRHPEVLDHYRSRFRHVLVDEYQDTNHAQYVLVKTLVGDSAELCVVGDADQSIYAFRGATIRNIEEFERDFPNARTILLEQNYRSTQTILSAANSVIAQNEGRRAKNLWTDLGDGERIGAYVADNEHDEANFIVQQIDDLVDNGEFSYSDIAVMYRTNNASRAVEEVLLRAGLPYKVVGGTRFYERREVRDIVAYLKALDNPHDETALRRIINTPRRGIGDRALAQVSVHAQTHGLGFRQALEDAAAGHVAMLSSRGKNAIAGFIDLMDNLRAEVVSEAEPDNTEAQDFPDLGEVVSRVLDATGYKAELEKSNDPQDGTRLDNLNELVAVGHEYSAEAANLASYQAEQDDLLSEGEAPAGSLQAFLERVSLVADADQIPAEEHDMVTLMTLHTAKGLEFPVVFLTGWEDGQFPHMRSLGDPTQLSEERRLAYVGITRAKKRLFLTRAVTRSGFGTPVNNPPSRFLKEVPEECLHWIREEPQWGTSYTSGYSGGYSSGFGKRSAGASAPASTTYTSSPSTPRKSSAAGKPALALEVGDVVNHDKYGLGTVKAVDRIGAHATAMIDFGRQGTVRMMLTPGLPMEKM
- a CDS encoding chorismate mutase — translated: MTDTPFRVRMPSGTDDPLSDAEIQSYREEINRMDELIIDAIRRRTEVSRAIGKTRLGSGGTKLVHTREVAIINQFHDEFGREGVDIAKALLQLGRGRLG
- a CDS encoding S1 family peptidase is translated as MRPHTFTRHIQRIAVAAIIATGCLAAPVASAQSSVSGSLDNVLAAGQPGPHRVEGNYFTSPTAPAEQKAQPGVAIVGPSTPITMGDNVCTIAVAGTDEAGRAVALTAGHCGGVGAEVRAMDAPAAGVIGKVARVVAGDVAVIELNDHARVAAHYNNVAINQVGGPSPAALQEVCKTGVATGTSCGATINATNDRLLAHLCGSFGDSGAPIYAGNRLLAVLNGGLAGLPACTTPLQGPVHAPTVGTPWAKISADLNRGGVGAGFRPAN
- a CDS encoding acid phosphatase, whose protein sequence is MLTPRPFNHSQRKPARLRAHSPAHKPVRAVSAVIAALGLSLELAAPAQAEGSIDSLRMPPLAGLETLPGYPAPVYYDDAPTPRPFPPEYLGGYISDVSSYCGGIYADVVKSFQDLRGNKELMQKNLDLTVQANNAAANDPAAIERAQRDAAVDQGGLLMAFSDALGDELGQAFRDALKDNRLPKTQYLLGNGYLARAGGVASSTLIEKELFGFDRPFVVAPDRIHRYESPERDFYKTSKSFPSGHTNQATWVTTLLAMALPEVGPQLLLRGAEAGYHRLVMGVHYPLDVIGGRMTGTAAAADRWNDPRMREALGQVRDEIRAELAWRTGKDVADVAAQQRPYRPTDAAVDTYTTYMTHGFAPVGATDAPMIVPQAAPDLLLPTYPDLSYEQRAEILRRTALPAGYPLGDQGPAGSWQRINLAAAMAADATVNEDGSLTINP